CAATGCCCGGCGCATTACCACCCAGCGCGGAATAAGCCACCCACTGTTTCGGCGATGACAGGATGCCAATGAAGACGCCATCGCCACCAATCGACACAACGCCGTTTTCACCATCTGCCTGCGTCAGCGCTACCGCTCCGAATGGCGCGCGCGTGCCAGGCGTGCCATTAAATACCGTTTTAAGCTGTACCGGCTCAGCACGAACATCACCGGCCAGCGCTTGCTCGCCGGGAATGCCCCAGGCCATATCGTCGGCCACAGAAGTTTGAAAGGTCATGATTGCCCCTTAGAGATCGTCAATTACGGTTGAAACGGCATTGGCTTTGTTCGGTGCTGCGTCCTGTCCGAATGCCACGATGGTTGATGGCTGAGCGGCTTTCACTGCCAGCGCAGCGTTCAGTGCTGAAACTTCATGTCCGGTAGCCACATCTTTGATGCCCAGCTTATTTAGCCCGTATTTGGCGACCGCCACGGTATCCATGGAGTCGCACGCAAACGCCCCAACAAACGGAGTAAGTCGTGCTGCCAGTTCATTACGCTTACAGAGTTCTTTCAGCAGCGCGCCAGTGTCCTGGGCTTTAACCTGTTTCTTCAAGTTGCCGAGTTCTTTGGTCAGCGCCGCGATTTTCGCATCCTGTGCTTTGCTTTCTTCGCCAGGCTCTTCATCTTCAGCCTTTGGAGCTGCTGGATCTTCATCCGTGGCCTTTGGTGCATTCGGGTCTTCATCTTCCGCAGGTGCTGGCGCAGGGTTCAAAGGGTCTTCATCCACCACTGGTTCGGCTGGTGCTTCCGGCTGATTCATCTGCTGAAGTGCAGCCATAACAGCGGCAAGCTGTGTCGCATCCAGTT
This DNA window, taken from Scandinavium goeteborgense, encodes the following:
- a CDS encoding structural cement protein Gp24 codes for the protein MTFQTSVADDMAWGIPGEQALAGDVRAEPVQLKTVFNGTPGTRAPFGAVALTQADGENGVVSIGGDGVFIGILSSPKQWVAYSALGGNAPGIEAGAQLEATSQTPGMWMELTTSAGVGDAIAYKDDGTLVAAPASTAPDEATLIPGSRVVRFNINTGVAMVSLVQLPTPAAKPAA